CATGAACCACCTGGAGATATTGTCCATGAAGTTGTTCTTGTGATTGAAGCTACTaaactagaaaagaaaaataatctcacTGAAGCTGTAAACCaaattcaagaaaaagaaatcaccaACTAGAACAGctgagtaaaataaataatgtagtCTTCCCAAAGGTAAGTGTGACTGCGTGGGTGAAAGAGAAACAATTGCCAAATACAAAATTCTGTTGTCAGTGATCACAAGATTCTGTAGTGGGAAGCACACAAAAAGAACTATTAACAACTATTAACTATTGTAAAAGTATTTCTGCTTGGGCATATAATGCTCATCTTCCATGATTTTGGAGGGATGTAGTCTCCTAACAGATGTACCAATTCCATCTGtgtgaaaacagaataaaattataatttgattttctaATTCAGTGACTGTAAAAACCAGTTGAAACTTCAATACAGCAcctattaatatttttgttctcaGTTCTGTAAGACTATTTAGGGCCTTTATTAATCATAATACACAATACAGCACCAACCACAATAAATGTACTCTTTGCTTCCTGTATGATATTAAGGTTGAAGGCTGCATTACGTGAAAGAAAAGCTCTTGGATTGGCTTGGATACCAAGCTGTAGGGGTGTACTCCAGCCTCTGCCAGGATGACTGAGATGACTGTCATatagcacagcacagcaagagAGGAACCCCAGCCTCATTTTAGGAGCCCAAAGAGCCACACACTTATTTATCCCATTGTGTTTGCATCACTTTTTCCCAGAAAGTATTCTACTCCCAATGAAGCCATTGCCCAAATGGAAACCCTTCTCCAGTACATATTGCTTTGATGGCAAAGTTCATGTGAAAGTTAAGGGCTACTCCTACCCCAGAAATCCTGCAATGTGTGCCTTGGAGCACAGGCCACATGTCTGTGTGGTACCCACTATTTTATATATACTCTGTGGCTTTTAGCTCTTGGTTACAAGTTCCATCTTCAGAACTAAAATGCCTTGATGAAAATTAGTGTTGGCTGGTCATAAAATTCTGGACCTCAACACAAGGCCATAAATTCAGCAGCAGTGTGTCCACTCGCAGTCCAGTGATGCAAATATGAAACCTAACTACATTTTGGCATGGGGGATTACCAAGGTAGAAGACAGAAATGGGTGAGCTCAATTTCCTCAGCTGCAGGGCATCAAAGCCTGTCCCCACAGGATCCACTGATATCCCTTCTACTGTTGAGTCAATTTTGCATGTCTTCCATTTTCCTTATATGAGAGAGATGAGGAATTTTCAGAGACATATCACTCCTGGAGGTCCCACTCTTCAGCTATGTCTATCCATAAGAAGCTGCCTGGAGAGTCAGTAATTTTCCCTGTGTTACTGGGTGACGTTctgaacacaagaaaaacaggACAGTGGAACCATTCAAATCCCTATAAATGCAGCTGAACACTTTAGTCACTGCCTGCAGATTCATTCTCTTTTGAGACCTTACAATCAGAACTCCTGCtcatttgaattatttttaaacatttcccagtataataaaaactaaaaaaaaaacaacttagtGTTTATTAAAGGATAGCTctctgaaaaagtatttttgtctgTTTACACTTTAGACTGTAGTTGGAGGTATAATACTCCAATCATCAGCGGCACTGAATTTTAGAAAAGTGTATTCTGATGAAAAAGAACTGTCTCTTTTATATTACAATTTATTGACAAATAAGGCAAATGGCAAGAAGTACTTTTCATTTGGTGTACCTTGTAGGaactcaaaaaaacaaaacagtgttAGCACTGTTTTCCTCCTTATTCCTATGAGGATTTGACAAGGAAAGCAGCTAAACTTCATCGGACTCAATGACCATCACTGTCTTTTCCAACCCTGGTAATTCAGAAGAGGACAGGTCCATGGATTATGCTGAGGCAGCACAGTTTACAGTGATCCCAAATAAAAACCTTGTGGACTGTagataaaggaaggaaaacatttgaGTCAAGAGAGTTACTCTGGTTACTGTAAATATAAGgcttcttatttttattttcctgtaactgttaataaaaaaataagaaaaaaacctcagaggaaatgaaagaagagaACAGAGAGAAGTGAGGTCACCTTGGGATTAATCCCTGCAACACACTGAACATATCTCATCTTCGTAACCAACTGAGGATTAAGATTTAACTCTATATTAGCAATCTGCTGCTAATTTCTGAGCATTTTGAAATATTGACAGTATCCCTTAACTTTAGCATCTCCTCCCTTAAGGCTCATTGTTCTTCCTTGTATTTGAAGAGGGCAGAACAGAGGCTGCAGGCTGAAATAAATCTATCTGGTTCCTGCTCTCACAGGTCTCACTGTATTAAAAGTTGTCAATACCTGAGACTTTCAAATATGTTAAATCTTAGAACATAAGCCTAATGCAACATTTTAATGCTTTCATACAATATCTTAAAGGTGATTTGGACATTCTGGATGCTGGTCACATATGTTcatacaaagaaaaagaaatggaaaagatcaGTACTTTTAAATTTAAGGCCACTTACAGCTCTTATCcttcacaggcagcaggaacCATTAAGCCCTTGGAATTCAGGCCATATCTCATCCTGTTTGGAGCTGACTGGCTTGTAAAAAATTTGGGGCAGAAAACTTCTTTGATATTTTAGTATGTGGCATTTCTCCCATTCtgaaatttaaacattttccttgTTATGTTGAGACTGTCAATACATAAAATtaggttttatttcctttaccaattttttttcatttgaattgcctcaccattttttttcttgccatcATTAATTGtgaagactgaaaaaacaaTGTAAAATCAATTTTATGAGCCCAACCTAACAGGCAAACAAATATTAACAATCTGAAACTCAAATCATATGTCAATGTTGGCTTGCTCAGGAAATGCAGATACCCTTCTGCTATGCGGATGCCAGGATGGCAAATAACATTACCTTTTGAATTTGCATGCTGTTTTCCAAGAAATTTATACCCTTGAATAAGTAAGTTTAGCAGAAAGCTACATACATAGATAGGTCCACATTTCAGATTCAGATGAACAAAATTCCCTTAAAAGGTGACTGCTAGAGTCCCTCTTTGCAGATGACATTTTAGTCTGGAGAAATCCAGGTACATCACTACTCTCCACAAAACTGTTAACTACATCACTGACCATTTTAGTATTTAGGTGAAGCTAATCTTAAATTATTTAACCAGGGAATAAAACCAAGAGTTACAGTTAACTAAAATAAACAGTTATATAAAATGCTGGATGATTATGCCTTTTAAACTCctcttttggaaaataaagagtAAGAATGAACACTACAGGCAACTTTCAGAAGTCAAAGACAGCATGAAACTTGCAGTTTTGTCCCAAGATGAGCAATTGTATCCGAAGAACAGAGCAGTGAAATGATGCATCAACTGGAATGAAAACTTCCACTTCAAAGATCtgatatttctaaaataaataaataccataATCTGTAAAGTAAACCGGcacatttcataatttttaaaacttcttgtATCGGGTTTACAAACTGGAGGATACATCCAAAATAACTAGTCcaaagtatttctttaaaaaaaaattataaattatttgctACAGTTTCTTTAATGGAGATTGCAGGAGTAGGTCCCACATGAGTCCATATATAGCCCTTCTCTGGCCTTGTAGGAACAGTAGGAAAGGGAGATGATCGAGATTTGAAATATTCTGAAGGTGCATGACAAACAAATTCTAAATATTCCATTTTCCTTGGGAGATCTTCTTCTGGTcctagggaagaaaaaaaataaatcttcaaaGACAAAACTTTAAAAGGCATTAAATTAAGTATGCTGAATAAAAATGTGCCACAACAGCCAACATTCCCTTACAGAATTTGTCTTTGCAATCCATGACTTTCTTAGGAGGGCAGCCTCCTGTATTAGGGAAGAAACCTCTACCTTTAATTTTGCTGGGCTGATCTACCCCTCCATCTCATTTGAGGCATTCTGGTATTTGAGTAAAGTACTGTagttaatatatttaaaatacattctaTTTATGTCCTGCATGTTAGAAGGACTTTTATGAATTAATAATTTTACCATCAGTAGCAGAACAGTCTCTATGCCAGTGCTTGCATGCTGTGTATTTTGAATACCCAGGATAAAGATCAAGTAATGCAGGtcactttaaaagaaacaacTTGGACTGGCATATCAGAATCATACTATGGTTTAAACCTATCTATAGAGCAATAATTTGATCTTTAAAGCTGCACAACTCTAATTGCCCCCACAAACACTCAGATAATCACAGTATGAGATAATCACACACTGCAATACTAGAAATCATATAATACACACAAGATAAATAAACAGTGTTATTACAGTAAATGAGATGTTTACAAGATTAGAGTTTAAAATGTGGAACTTGCATAAAATACCTCATGAAGCTaaactgttattttaaaaaatacaactcTGCATTAGTGTAGGCACGTATGAAGTGAAGGCTTAGAGATTACCTATGATGTAGGATGCTGGGTCAAAACAGTCTTTGGGGCTGGCTTGTGTAGGAATGAGCCAGGTTAGTGCAGCACTCTTTTCACAGTATTGGTCCTGAATAAACCCACGGATCTGAGCATAGTATGTTCTTCCATCCTGCTCATCAACCACAGAAACAACATCTCCAATTTGGTAGTAGACACCCTAGAAGACATGCAAATGACACTGAAATCAAACAACCTGATTTTGTCAGCTTCACTTCACATTCTGCTTCATCTCTTAAGTATCAGTACCCTAAATTATCCTAAATTATGCCAGTCTTAAAAGGCAGCTTCAATTCAGCCACATGCAAAAGAATGGTGGCATAAGAAAgaaaggtgtttgtttttaaaacagataaaaagaacacaaaaaacccaaaacaatccTATTCACAACAACACTGCAAAGTATCAAAACAGCAACATTTTGCATAAGGAGGTTAGGCAGATGTTTTGACATAATTCTTTGGAATTTCtgataaaaacaaacacacaagacagtaattattttctgaacCGGTCAACAGCAAACAAGAGATTCATCTGGAATGCCAGGCATGAAGCATCAGGTCCCTGGAGAGTTTATGGAACCTCAGGTCACCACTGGCTGTGCAGTCTGCCCCTGCCTCTtctgactattttttttttttttttttttttttttttttttttttttcagggaaagggggaaaaaacattCTGTTTGCTTGTACTACTgggaagcaaaagcaaatttcagAACTTTAGAACACCAACACCTTGGCATGCTGGTAAAGCTGCTATCAAGCACGAATGTGAGATGGCTCCCTTGTGTTTCACTGCAAGTGTAAACAGATCTTGGTCCCTGTGTGTTTGAGACAGCTTGCATCAGCTCTCAAATGGGAGCCAGCTGAGATGTTGGGGAACTGCAACCAATTCCCTCTATGAGAAATATGTTCTGCATCTAAGGTAGGAAACCTCACACAAATCTAAATGATCATCTCCAGTCACCTGACCTCTGCACAGTGCAAGTTAAGTTTAAAAATGCTGACAGAAAtaagtgagggaaaaaaaaaacaaaaaacaaaacaaaaaaaaaaccaaggagaAGAGATGCATTTTTTCTTGGAAGAGAAAAACGTGGGACAATGATAACTATTTAAACCACTGAGGTAAACTACCTTGCAAAAGTTAACAGCAATAACTATGGCAAACCAATATCCTCCATTAGAGTTAGGCAAGGAAGAACAGTTTCTGTGACTATATTCCTAGTGATTTCACTCACCATTATAATTCTTGAAATTGGAAATAGAAACAGGATAATCATTTTTGCAAACAGATTTGCATAAATCATACCTTATAAAATATTGATTCTGCTGTAATTATAGTGGATACAGACTCAGGAGCCTTGATGGGCTaagaaaagaacacagaaacagaaaataaagagcatTAAAACAAATCAATCGTAAAGTTCCAGCAATTGTGTTTCCTTTAAGACAACATACAGACACATTATCTTTCTTCTAAGAAAACTAGCAAACGTTATTACTTTAAAGCTTAAATCAAGAGCTGAGTTTTCATCTCCAGGATTCCATGTGAAGAAGCGAGTGCTGAACTGCCATGACCGGGTTCTCTTTCCACTCCTCCCGCGGGCTCCGTGCCCGCCCCATCCCGGGCACAGCTCCCGCCCCAGCTCCCCGCTcgcccgcggccccggcgctcCGCCACGCACCGCCTTACGTTTTTTAGCTTGAAGATGTGCCTCCTGCCCTTGCCCTTCGTGGAAACCTTCTTCTCCGCGGCGGGCGCAGACTTGTACTTGGTGTTCCTGAGCCGCGCGGAGCGGCGGTGGATCTCCTGCTTGCTCTGTGGGGAACAGCGGGACGGATGCGAGGGGGACGGCCCGAACACCCCGGGCCCAgccccgcccagccccgcccggccccggcggctCCATCGCCCTCACCCTCGGGCTCCTCACCTGCttcccgccgccgcctccgccgccgccgccgccgttGCTGTGCTGGGCGGCGGCCGAGGTGGTGGCGAaggcggcggggggcggcggcgccgaGCGGGCCGTGCAGTTGTTGCACAGGATCTCGCCTTGCCCGCCCTTCTTCCACATGGAAGAGGACGTGCTGCGGCACACGCTGCAGGTGGGCTTCAGCCCCAGCGGCATCCTGACCGGCGCGGGGCCCGCGGGCCCGACA
The nucleotide sequence above comes from Oenanthe melanoleuca isolate GR-GAL-2019-014 chromosome 2, OMel1.0, whole genome shotgun sequence. Encoded proteins:
- the GATAD1 gene encoding GATA zinc finger domain-containing protein 1 isoform X1 gives rise to the protein MPLGLKPTCSVCRSTSSSMWKKGGQGEILCNNCTARSAPPPPAAFATTSAAAQHSNGGGGGGGGGGKQSKQEIHRRSARLRNTKYKSAPAAEKKVSTKGKGRRHIFKLKNPIKAPESVSTIITAESIFYKGVYYQIGDVVSVVDEQDGRTYYAQIRGFIQDQYCEKSAALTWLIPTQASPKDCFDPASYIIGPEEDLPRKMEYLEFVCHAPSEYFKSRSSPFPTVPTRPEKGYIWTHVGPTPAISIKETVANNL
- the GATAD1 gene encoding GATA zinc finger domain-containing protein 1 isoform X2 is translated as MPLGLKPTCSVCRSTSSSMWKKGGQGEILCNNCTARSAPPPPAAFATTSAAAQHSNGGGGGGGGGGKQVTGPGVFGPSPSHPSRCSPQSKQEIHRRSARLRNTKYKSAPAAEKKVSTKGKGRRHIFKLKNPIKAPESVSTIITAESIFYKGVYYQIGDVVSVVDEQDGRTYYAQIRGFIQDQYCEKSAALTWLIPTQASPKDCFDPASYIIGPEEDLPRKMEYLEFVCHAPSEYFKSRSSPFPTVPTRPEKGYIWTHVGPTPAISIKETVANNL